The Argopecten irradians isolate NY unplaced genomic scaffold, Ai_NY scaffold_0291, whole genome shotgun sequence genome contains a region encoding:
- the LOC138312364 gene encoding uncharacterized protein, with protein MDSPGYNAKFCSYTVMENDSKKILSLVTVDKRETEKKSCLMEKAGFQKVMRELSRDGMSVKEVVTDAHSQIGAFMKKDYPEIKHSHDIWHTAKNLGKKIITAGQDKECQLLQKWSQDISNHFWHVAQTANTYEDFIGLWSGVLHHVVDEHSWLMQYSDNCPAECSHGPLTTEATDEKWLEKGSKAHHVLRKICSGQTVPE; from the exons ATGGACAGTCCTGGATATAATGCAAAATTCTGTTCATATACTGTTATGGAGAATGATTCGAAGAAAATTCTTAGCTTAGTTACTGTTGATAAGAGGGAAACCGAAAAGAAAAGCTGCTTGATGGAAAAAGCTGGATTCCAAAAAGTGATGAGAGAACTGAGCAGAGACGGAATGAGTGTGAAGGAGGTTGTCACTGATGCCCATTCCCAGATCGGTGCATTTATGA aGAAGGATTATCCAGAGATAAAGCACTCCCATGACATATGGCACACAGCCAAGAACCTTGGAAAGAAAATCATTACT GCTGGTCAGGATAAGGAATGTCAGTTGCTGCAAAAGTGGAGTCAGGACATTTCCAACCATTTCTGGCATGTTGCTCAAACAGCAAATACTTATGAAGAtttcatt GGATTATGGTCAGGTGTTCTTCACCATGTTGTGGATGAACATTCGTGGCTCATGCAGTATTCGGACAACTGTCCTGCTGAATGTTCCCATGGGCCTCTGACAACAGAGGCTACCGATGAGAAATGGCTCGAAAAAGGCAGCAAGGCACACCATGTCTTACGGAAAATTTGTTCTGGACAAACGGTTCCTGAATAA